One stretch of Prunus persica cultivar Lovell chromosome G1, Prunus_persica_NCBIv2, whole genome shotgun sequence DNA includes these proteins:
- the LOC18792552 gene encoding inositol-pentakisphosphate 2-kinase → MEVVLEKKDAADWVYRGEGAANLVIGYSGSAPAFIGKVMRLQKAPINGSKSMNSPTALTMHERLLWKDTEDIVATSNKELACQLFVKHIMSPLLGSTHVDSGMRVPASKEFLESVEKNIICQRPASRVDAAKVDTQCDSVLLMSDHSIFPRGTQEVEPCISVEIKPKCGFLPSSKFIDEGSAIKRSITRFRMHQALKLHQGEVSEYSEYNPLDLFSGSKDRMHKAIRDLFSTPQNNFRVFLNGSQIFGGLGGGADSTDFVTRGKFEDALKCVIQGGDGLRTMSFLLLVAETVHKSGVLDRLLEVQKLDNLDIDGAIHAYYDIVSEPCRVCRASGKEKISQRYLSLHSISLDESLKIVKDFLIAATAKDCSLMISFRPRKDGNPGSPYNNLYLDSTKQFFDYKVNFIDLDLKQLKKMEEYYELDKKIVSYYNQMVETEERQKKNTSTMALKTAN, encoded by the exons ATGGAGGTTGTTTTAGAGAAAAAAGACGCTGCTGATTGGGTTTACAGAGGCGAAGGCGCTGCCAATCTTGTTATCGGTTACAGCGGATCCGCCCCCGCTTTT ATTGGGAAAGTAATGCGTCTACAAAAAGCTCCGATTAATGGGTCAAAGTCCATGAACAGTCCCACTGCATTAACCATGCACGAACGTCTTCTGTGGAAAGACACGGAGGACATTGTAGCTACCTCTAACAAAGAACTTGCTTGCCAACTGTTTGTGAAGCACATCATGAGCCCTCTATTGGGTTCCACGCACGTTGATTCTGGG ATGCGTGTCCCTGCTTCCAAAGAATTCTTGGAGTCGGTTGAGAAGAACATAATTTGTCAGCGTCCTGCTTCTCGAGTTGACGCTGCCAAAGTTGACACACAATGTGATTCTGTGCTTCTCATGTCTGATCATTCTATTTTTCCTCGTG GTACTCAAGAAGTTGAACCCTGTATATCTGTGGAGATAAAG ccaaaatgtGGATTTCTGCCATCTTCAAAGTTCATTGATGAAGGAAGTGCCATTAAACGGAGCATTACTCGTTTTCGGATGCACCAAGCTCTGAAGTTGCATCAAGGAGAG GTGTCAGAATATAGTGAATATAATCCACTTGATCTGTTCTCTGGATCCAAGGACAGAATGCATAAAGCTATCAGGGATCTCTTCTCAACCCCGCAGAATAACTTCCGTGTATTCTTGAATGGTTCTCAAATATTTGGGGGCTTAGGTGGTGGTGCAGACAGTACCGATTTTGTGACTCggggaaaatttgaagatgCACTCAAGTGTGTTATTCAGGGAGGTGATGGCTTGCGCACAATGAGTTTTCTACTGCTTGTTGCTGAGACAGTTCATAAATCTGGAGTGTTGGATCGGCTCCTTGAGGTCCAGAAACTTGATAATCTTGACATTGATGGGGCTATCCATGCGTATTATGACATTGTTTCGGAGCCTTGCAGGGTATGTAGAGCATCaggtaaagaaaaaatatcacAGAGATATCTTTCATTGCATTCCATCTCTTTGGATGAAAGCTTGAAGATTGTGAAAGATTTTTTGATAGCTGCTACTGCAAAGGACTGCAGTTTGATGATTAGTTTTAGACCAAGGAAAGATGGGAATCCTGGATCTCCATATAATAATTTGTATCTAGATTCAACCAAGCAATTTTTTGATTACAAG GTGAATTTCATTGACCTGGATTTGAAACAGTtgaagaaaatggaagaaTATTATGAGTTGgacaaaaaaatagttagctaCTACAATCAAATGGTGGAAACTGAGGaaagacagaagaaaaatacaaGCACAATGGCTCTTAAAACTGCAAATTGA